A DNA window from Aminipila luticellarii contains the following coding sequences:
- a CDS encoding tetratricopeptide repeat protein encodes MDLNVFFKELDLIFKKGNIKEAEDFVLEWMQKAQEEGNVPALLAIANELGGIYRVTSRFEEAKNAYSIAAQAVKLLNLENTEQYGTTLLNLASVYAASKSNREALKLYEQAAEIFEKCGLSNDYRLAALYNNISHVYDELNELTQAEFNAEKSLRIIETLPDFPIEMATSCTSLACIYLKQKRYHEAERNLFTAEKIFKNQEGRLNPHYAATLSALGELYYHTGNYTLSIQYFEQALDLVREHYGENISYASICRNLAQVYDKAEIPSKRDECNAMADKVEERISKI; translated from the coding sequence ATGGATTTAAATGTATTTTTTAAAGAATTGGATTTGATTTTTAAAAAGGGTAACATCAAAGAAGCGGAGGATTTTGTTCTGGAATGGATGCAGAAGGCTCAGGAAGAAGGTAATGTCCCGGCACTTTTGGCGATTGCCAATGAACTGGGAGGAATCTATCGGGTAACGAGCCGATTTGAGGAAGCCAAAAATGCCTATTCGATAGCCGCTCAGGCTGTTAAGCTGCTAAACCTGGAAAATACGGAGCAGTACGGAACCACGTTGCTAAATCTGGCCAGTGTATATGCCGCCTCAAAAAGTAACAGAGAAGCTTTAAAGCTCTATGAGCAAGCTGCTGAAATTTTTGAAAAATGCGGGTTGAGTAATGATTACAGGCTGGCTGCTTTATATAATAATATAAGCCATGTATACGATGAATTAAATGAACTGACTCAGGCAGAATTCAACGCAGAGAAGTCCTTAAGGATTATTGAGACACTGCCGGATTTTCCCATAGAGATGGCTACCAGCTGTACCTCTCTCGCTTGTATTTACTTGAAGCAGAAAAGGTATCACGAGGCGGAACGCAATCTCTTTACAGCAGAGAAGATCTTTAAAAATCAGGAGGGCAGGCTGAACCCACACTATGCCGCGACCCTAAGCGCTTTGGGGGAATTGTATTACCATACGGGTAATTACACGTTATCCATTCAATATTTTGAGCAGGCTTTGGATCTGGTCAGAGAACATTATGGAGAAAACATATCCTATGCGTCCATTTGCAGAAATTTGGCACAGGTATATGATAAGGCGGAGATCCCGTCTAAAAGAGACGAGTGCAATGCTATGGCGGATAAAGTGGAAGAAAGGATCAGTAAAATATGA
- a CDS encoding transglycosylase domain-containing protein, producing the protein MSDKFKDTNETNEDKLRKIDEFFNQFEEKTNDNSSSNIEEFLSKFNEIEKQEQENKAEMEIRRQTRMDRLNEKKTKKKKDFSFGRKAPSDSANEENIMGKTTDSTKKKHKHRLNLKKFFLFLAGLCVLGGIVMGILTITIIADAPKINPNNIYSLLSESSTLYDDEGNVIDNLTSFSAEGTRTNVKYSDLPQNLVDGFVALEDKTFWDHHGFNFVRIIGAIKDSFTTGKISGTSTITQQLARNLYLSETKSDRTLTRKIKEAYYTVLLERHLTKEEILEAYLNTIYLGYNSYGVQAASQAYFGKDVNDLDLLECASLAALPQAPDSYALIKKIYPENIANPNDKNILLKGDVFYYVYNNISENRRETCLEFMNKQGFISDSELSDALADNLKDHLKPNPSSGSEISSYFADYVVQQVVNALVEESGKSEEEANQMIYTGGLQIYTTMNSDMQRIAENEFSKNKNFPGVAHLKKDKSGNIVSDSGSILLYNYANYFEPDGSFILNSNEYEKNSDGSLTIFKGKRLNISKVEFQGKTDYNLDYKKMYTVDDGIFYSIDGGFVSIPAKYKTRDADGNLILSSELFTDMPKVFKSTSKGLVISSDYNTLGQKVVQPQSAMVISDPSDGSIKAMVGGRNTIGRLLFNRATSTRQPGSSIKPISVYGPALQASADAAASGTTMKFSDSVGVSKLFGDYFTAASVIDDSPLTIQGKQWPKNWYSGYKGLCTLRTSIEQSINVNAVRILQQLGIPKSVSFLKEVGVSTIIESGNANDMNIAALALGGMTKGISPLEMSAAYSTFVNDGKYSEPMAFTKVTNNKGELLIENSPQTKQVMDPGVAFIMRDLLRSVVTHGIGSKAAISNQPVAGKTGTTTDNYDAWFVGFTPQYSAALWIGNDVNIELSQGSTAAARLWSNIMSQVCAKIPTATYHAKPSNVISLTIDTKSGKLPSSLSALDPRGTLRTEYFIKGTEPTTTDNVHTYVTVCSETGYLATPSCPSTRKVVGVKRPYTVNPIVGDIGYEVPHGYCNIHNPDPSRYPVGSGSKSNFTGIPSQGDDTETNGEMPSNNNTGTGNSNGTGNGTTSPNNNNSSGNGNNNGNGSGNGNTDQNGNSTVPDWLIPH; encoded by the coding sequence TTGTCAGACAAGTTCAAGGATACGAATGAAACAAATGAAGATAAATTACGAAAAATAGATGAATTCTTCAATCAATTTGAAGAAAAGACCAATGATAATTCTTCTTCAAACATTGAAGAATTTCTTTCAAAATTTAACGAAATAGAAAAGCAGGAACAAGAAAATAAAGCTGAAATGGAGATCAGACGGCAGACTCGTATGGACAGGCTCAATGAAAAGAAAACCAAAAAGAAAAAAGACTTTTCGTTCGGCCGCAAAGCCCCATCTGATTCTGCGAACGAGGAAAACATTATGGGAAAAACTACAGACAGTACAAAGAAGAAACACAAGCACAGGCTAAATCTAAAGAAGTTTTTTTTGTTTTTAGCCGGGCTATGTGTATTGGGTGGTATCGTTATGGGTATTTTAACCATCACCATTATTGCGGATGCACCTAAAATTAATCCGAACAACATTTATTCGCTTCTGAGTGAAAGTTCAACCTTATACGATGATGAAGGAAATGTGATCGATAATTTGACCTCATTTTCTGCTGAGGGAACCCGGACCAATGTAAAATACAGTGACCTACCGCAAAATCTGGTGGATGGCTTTGTGGCTCTGGAAGATAAAACGTTCTGGGATCACCACGGCTTTAATTTTGTGCGTATAATCGGTGCGATAAAGGACAGCTTTACTACCGGAAAAATAAGCGGAACCAGTACGATTACCCAGCAGCTCGCCCGAAACTTATACCTGTCGGAAACGAAATCAGACCGTACTCTGACGCGAAAAATTAAAGAGGCTTATTATACCGTATTATTGGAAAGACATTTGACCAAAGAAGAAATTTTAGAAGCATACCTCAACACCATCTACCTCGGTTACAATTCATACGGAGTTCAGGCGGCTTCTCAAGCCTATTTCGGAAAGGATGTCAATGACTTAGATCTGCTGGAATGTGCATCGCTGGCAGCTCTTCCGCAGGCACCGGACTCTTATGCACTGATTAAAAAGATTTATCCTGAAAACATTGCGAATCCCAACGATAAAAATATTCTGCTAAAAGGCGATGTTTTCTATTATGTATACAATAATATCTCTGAAAACCGAAGAGAGACCTGTCTGGAATTCATGAACAAGCAAGGCTTTATTTCAGATTCAGAGCTTTCCGATGCTTTGGCAGACAATCTGAAGGATCATTTGAAACCAAATCCAAGTTCGGGATCAGAGATATCCTCTTACTTTGCAGACTATGTGGTTCAGCAGGTGGTAAACGCACTGGTTGAAGAATCCGGCAAATCCGAAGAGGAAGCGAACCAGATGATTTATACAGGCGGATTGCAGATTTATACCACGATGAATTCCGATATGCAGCGAATCGCCGAGAATGAATTCTCAAAGAACAAGAATTTCCCCGGCGTGGCTCACCTAAAAAAGGATAAGAGCGGAAACATTGTCAGCGACTCAGGCAGTATCCTGCTGTACAACTATGCTAATTATTTTGAACCGGACGGCAGTTTCATTCTGAATTCCAACGAATATGAAAAGAATTCGGACGGTTCCCTTACAATCTTTAAAGGAAAAAGATTAAATATCAGCAAAGTGGAGTTTCAGGGAAAGACAGACTACAATCTGGATTATAAAAAAATGTATACGGTGGATGACGGCATATTCTACAGTATAGACGGCGGATTTGTCTCCATCCCCGCGAAGTACAAGACCAGAGATGCGGACGGCAATTTGATCTTATCCAGTGAACTCTTTACGGATATGCCAAAGGTGTTTAAGTCTACATCCAAAGGCTTAGTCATATCCAGCGACTACAACACTCTTGGACAGAAGGTCGTACAGCCTCAATCTGCCATGGTCATTTCCGACCCGTCAGACGGCTCCATCAAGGCCATGGTGGGCGGCAGAAATACCATCGGAAGACTTCTGTTCAACAGGGCGACCAGCACCAGACAGCCGGGCTCCTCTATTAAACCCATATCGGTTTATGGCCCTGCTTTGCAGGCTTCCGCAGATGCGGCCGCCAGCGGAACTACCATGAAATTCAGCGACAGCGTGGGTGTTTCAAAACTGTTTGGCGATTATTTTACGGCAGCCAGTGTGATCGACGACTCCCCTCTTACGATTCAGGGAAAACAATGGCCGAAGAACTGGTATTCCGGTTATAAAGGCTTATGTACCTTAAGAACATCGATTGAACAGTCCATCAATGTCAATGCGGTAAGAATACTCCAGCAATTAGGCATACCAAAGAGTGTGTCCTTCTTGAAGGAGGTTGGGGTTTCCACTATTATTGAATCGGGCAATGCCAATGACATGAATATAGCCGCACTTGCTTTGGGCGGTATGACAAAGGGAATTTCTCCTCTTGAAATGTCCGCTGCTTACAGCACCTTTGTCAATGACGGTAAATATTCCGAACCAATGGCCTTTACAAAGGTAACCAATAATAAGGGAGAGCTTCTGATAGAAAATTCTCCGCAGACAAAGCAGGTGATGGATCCGGGCGTAGCCTTTATTATGAGGGATCTGCTCCGAAGCGTCGTCACCCACGGAATCGGCTCGAAGGCTGCCATTTCCAATCAGCCGGTTGCCGGTAAGACCGGTACTACTACAGATAACTACGATGCCTGGTTTGTGGGATTTACCCCGCAGTATTCCGCCGCACTTTGGATCGGTAACGACGTCAATATCGAACTGAGCCAGGGCAGTACGGCCGCGGCAAGGCTCTGGAGCAATATTATGAGTCAGGTATGTGCGAAAATCCCAACTGCAACGTATCATGCCAAACCGAGCAATGTTATCAGCCTGACTATTGACACGAAAAGCGGAAAACTTCCTTCCTCTCTAAGCGCGCTGGATCCAAGAGGAACGCTGCGCACGGAGTATTTCATCAAAGGAACGGAACCAACGACTACAGATAACGTTCACACCTACGTGACCGTCTGCTCCGAAACAGGATATTTGGCAACACCATCCTGTCCTTCTACCAGAAAGGTAGTAGGCGTAAAGCGGCCTTATACAGTCAATCCGATTGTGGGTGATATTGGGTACGAAGTACCTCACGGCTATTGTAATATCCACAATCCGGATCCGAGCAGGTATCCGGTAGGTTCCGGCAGCAAATCAAACTTTACCGGCATTCCGTCTCAGGGCGATGACACGGAAACAAACGGTGAAATGCCGTCCAATAACAATACGGGCACCGGCAATTCAAACGGAACCGGAAACGGGACTACGTCTCCCAATAATAATAACTCTTCCGGAAACGGAAACAATAACGGGAATGGGAGCGGAAATGGCAATACGGATCAAAACGGAAACAGTACGGTGCCAGACTGGCTGATTCCGCATTAA
- a CDS encoding RNA polymerase sigma factor: MVDNSAELVTRLQKGDTSSFEELFNLYKDRAVRTAYLITNNRSLADDIAQEAFIQCYFKIMTLRDPESFKTWFFRTLTRLAWKMSAKEKTAVPVENIFEFGKTEHTNLVEGEIMDKEESRQLMEAVKQLDIKQKTTVLLYYYNNFSVSEIAKIMGCFEGTVKSRLHTARKNLKKSIEFNEIYKMEGKHHEVIGKV, from the coding sequence ATGGTAGACAATAGTGCAGAGCTTGTTACAAGACTGCAAAAAGGGGATACGTCTTCTTTTGAGGAATTATTTAATCTGTACAAAGATAGAGCAGTAAGAACGGCCTACTTAATTACAAACAACAGGTCATTGGCAGATGATATTGCACAAGAGGCTTTTATACAATGCTATTTTAAAATTATGACATTGAGGGATCCCGAAAGCTTTAAAACCTGGTTTTTCAGAACGTTGACAAGGCTTGCATGGAAAATGTCTGCGAAAGAAAAAACAGCTGTACCGGTCGAAAATATATTTGAGTTTGGGAAAACAGAACATACCAATTTAGTAGAAGGAGAGATTATGGATAAGGAAGAATCCAGACAGTTGATGGAAGCGGTAAAGCAGCTGGATATAAAGCAAAAGACCACCGTACTTCTCTATTACTATAATAATTTTTCCGTATCTGAAATTGCCAAAATCATGGGGTGTTTTGAAGGAACAGTAAAATCAAGACTCCATACAGCCAGAAAAAATCTAAAAAAGAGCATCGAGTTTAACGAAATCTATAAAATGGAGGGAAAACATCATGAAGTCATTGGAAAAGTTTGA
- the spoVAC gene encoding stage V sporulation protein AC, translated as MENKDQQKKKATAKAYEKYADQFTPKPKYFANCVKAFFSGGAICVVALLINNSFEGSGMDKQAAGSFVTIILICTAQLLTGIGIFDTIAKFAGAGVIVPITGFANSMVAPAIEYKKEGLVLGVGSKLFSLAGPVLVCGISAATIIGMIYWAVYRFF; from the coding sequence ATGGAAAACAAGGATCAGCAGAAAAAAAAGGCCACAGCAAAAGCATATGAAAAGTATGCGGATCAATTTACACCGAAACCAAAATATTTTGCAAATTGTGTAAAAGCTTTTTTTTCAGGGGGAGCGATTTGTGTTGTTGCCCTTCTTATAAATAATTCTTTTGAGGGAAGTGGTATGGATAAGCAGGCGGCAGGAAGCTTCGTGACGATTATACTGATCTGTACAGCGCAGCTTTTAACCGGAATAGGCATTTTTGATACCATCGCTAAATTTGCCGGAGCGGGCGTGATCGTGCCGATTACCGGATTTGCAAACTCCATGGTGGCACCGGCGATTGAATATAAAAAGGAAGGTCTGGTATTGGGCGTAGGCTCCAAGCTTTTCAGCTTGGCAGGACCTGTACTGGTATGCGGCATCAGTGCGGCAACTATCATTGGAATGATTTATTGGGCAGTCTATAGATTTTTTTAA
- a CDS encoding ATP-binding protein has protein sequence MNETGGRYVANIDGTKCIGCGGCKRNCKFGAISRGKEYYIVDGEKCTGCRVCVEVCPAEAISYEPR, from the coding sequence ATGAACGAGACAGGTGGAAGATATGTTGCAAATATAGACGGAACAAAATGTATAGGCTGCGGCGGATGCAAACGAAATTGTAAATTCGGAGCCATATCCAGAGGAAAAGAATACTATATTGTGGATGGTGAAAAATGTACCGGATGCAGAGTATGCGTGGAAGTCTGTCCGGCCGAAGCCATTTCCTATGAACCAAGATAA
- a CDS encoding electron transfer flavoprotein subunit alpha/FixB family protein has protein sequence MAIQVIKDKCKGCKLCIKACPFDAIDMDGKLAVINEKCTACKVCISKCPFDAIENTGGDEVVDLSAYKNIWVFAEQRDGKLMNVALELIGEGYRLAKEISDDTKVCAVVVGDGVAHLTEECYAYGADEVILIEDPLLKQYTTDAYAKAITDAIQVYKPEIVLYGATHIGRDLAPRIAARCNTGLTADCTRLDVKVSSYIEYAKKNTTLDTSTLDPTDPSTGIKQTRPAFGGNLMATIICPRTRPQMSTVRPGVMQKRDKVEGAKGTLIVFKPEISKDDIHVQILEVVKSAKEMVSLTDADIICSGGRGLGDASGFELIKKFADKVGGVVGSSRAAVDAGWIDHSHQVGQTGTTVKPKIYFACGISGAIQHLAGMQTSDIIVAINKDPDAPMMEIADYAICGDLYKVIPEIIAEWDNAEALYDASTK, from the coding sequence ATCAAAGCATGTCCGTTCGATGCAATCGATATGGATGGAAAATTAGCTGTAATCAATGAAAAGTGTACGGCATGTAAAGTTTGTATATCAAAATGCCCGTTCGATGCTATTGAAAATACAGGCGGAGATGAAGTTGTTGACTTAAGCGCTTATAAAAATATCTGGGTATTTGCTGAACAGAGAGACGGAAAGTTAATGAACGTTGCTCTTGAATTGATCGGAGAAGGTTACAGACTTGCTAAAGAAATCAGCGACGATACGAAAGTATGCGCAGTTGTTGTTGGCGACGGTGTTGCACACCTAACTGAAGAATGCTATGCATATGGTGCAGATGAAGTAATTCTGATCGAAGATCCGCTTTTGAAGCAGTATACAACAGATGCTTATGCAAAGGCTATCACTGACGCTATTCAGGTATACAAGCCGGAAATCGTTCTTTACGGTGCTACTCACATCGGAAGAGACTTAGCTCCAAGAATTGCGGCCAGATGCAACACCGGTCTTACAGCGGACTGTACCAGACTGGATGTTAAAGTATCAAGCTACATCGAATATGCGAAGAAGAATACGACATTAGATACATCCACATTGGATCCTACGGATCCTTCCACAGGAATCAAGCAGACTCGTCCTGCTTTCGGCGGTAACTTAATGGCTACTATCATCTGCCCAAGAACCAGACCTCAGATGTCCACTGTAAGACCTGGCGTAATGCAGAAGAGAGATAAGGTTGAAGGAGCAAAGGGTACTTTAATTGTATTCAAGCCTGAGATTTCTAAGGATGATATCCATGTTCAGATCTTAGAAGTTGTTAAATCAGCCAAAGAAATGGTATCCTTGACAGATGCTGATATCATCTGTTCCGGCGGAAGAGGATTAGGAGACGCTTCCGGTTTTGAACTGATCAAGAAGTTCGCCGATAAGGTCGGCGGTGTTGTCGGTTCTTCCAGAGCAGCTGTTGATGCTGGATGGATTGATCATTCTCACCAGGTTGGACAGACTGGTACTACTGTAAAGCCTAAGATTTACTTCGCTTGCGGTATTTCCGGAGCAATTCAGCATTTAGCTGGTATGCAGACTTCAGACATCATTGTTGCTATCAACAAAGATCCAGACGCTCCTATGATGGAAATTGCTGACTATGCAATTTGCGGAGACCTGTATAAGGTCATTCCTGAAATCATTGCTGAGTGGGATAATGCAGAAGCTCTTTACGATGCATCAACCAAATAA
- a CDS encoding DUF4037 domain-containing protein, whose translation MRMTGLELSKAYYEAYGRSMIHNQFPEYEKYAAVGLVGEGSECLGFDDEISEDHDFGPGFCIWLPEEIYRAIGSQMHQAYENLPKTFEGKHRMETFEGQGRVGVFNLNEFYKKYIGCPGVPKTNVQWMLIPESSLCTALNGKVFEDPLGEFTEIRNELLKFYPKDIFLKKLVARMAVMSQAGQYNYERCMKRGEFAAAYMACGEFVQSASSAVYLLNRKYMPFYKWMFRGMNELPLLGRSVKERLERLILLSDIPENTAQKVNLIEDICIEIRQELNRQEIVRGTDNFLQNHCYEVMNSISDVQIRNLPIIYDCK comes from the coding sequence ATGAGGATGACAGGATTGGAATTGTCAAAAGCATACTATGAAGCCTACGGAAGAAGTATGATACATAATCAGTTCCCCGAATATGAAAAATATGCGGCGGTCGGATTGGTAGGAGAGGGGTCGGAGTGCCTTGGCTTTGACGATGAGATTTCAGAGGATCACGATTTCGGACCGGGGTTCTGCATTTGGCTGCCGGAAGAAATTTATAGAGCGATCGGGTCTCAGATGCATCAGGCTTATGAGAACCTTCCTAAAACCTTTGAAGGAAAGCACCGCATGGAGACCTTCGAAGGACAGGGCAGGGTCGGTGTATTCAATCTCAACGAGTTTTATAAAAAATATATCGGATGCCCGGGTGTCCCGAAAACGAACGTGCAGTGGATGCTGATTCCCGAAAGCAGTTTATGTACGGCGCTCAATGGAAAGGTATTCGAAGATCCCCTGGGTGAATTTACAGAAATCAGAAATGAATTACTGAAATTTTATCCAAAGGATATTTTTTTAAAGAAGCTGGTCGCCAGAATGGCTGTGATGTCACAAGCCGGACAGTATAATTATGAGCGCTGCATGAAACGGGGAGAGTTTGCTGCCGCGTATATGGCCTGTGGTGAATTTGTACAGTCTGCTTCTTCAGCAGTATACCTGCTTAACCGAAAATACATGCCGTTTTATAAATGGATGTTCAGAGGTATGAACGAGCTGCCGCTCCTGGGACGCAGCGTAAAAGAAAGATTAGAGAGGCTGATACTGCTTTCCGACATTCCGGAAAATACGGCTCAAAAAGTAAATTTGATTGAGGATATATGCATTGAGATCAGGCAGGAATTAAATCGGCAGGAAATCGTCAGAGGTACGGATAATTTCCTGCAAAACCACTGCTATGAGGTGATGAATTCTATCTCGGATGTTCAGATCAGAAATCTGCCCATTATCTATGACTGCAAATAA
- a CDS encoding Maf family protein: MNKNHIILASSSPRRIDIMHQHGIHPVIIPANVDESIPEGADMEDAVMYLALKKALFVEEKIRTEEKEQDKNSVIIAADTVVYKDRIIGKPKDRQDAFEILWSLKGKMHEVATGVCILQAGTTIRHCFCEITKVFFKDFTEEELNAYLDTPEPYDKAGAYAIQGAFAQYVDHIEGDLNNVIGFPWDRIQLEFDRILG; the protein is encoded by the coding sequence ATGAACAAAAATCACATAATTTTGGCATCTTCCTCCCCACGGCGTATTGATATCATGCATCAGCATGGCATTCATCCGGTGATTATACCTGCTAACGTGGATGAAAGCATTCCGGAAGGAGCGGATATGGAGGATGCGGTGATGTATCTCGCCTTAAAAAAAGCGCTGTTTGTAGAAGAAAAAATTCGAACGGAAGAAAAGGAACAAGATAAAAATTCAGTAATTATCGCAGCGGATACGGTGGTATATAAAGACCGAATCATTGGCAAACCAAAAGACAGACAGGATGCTTTTGAAATTCTGTGGAGTTTAAAAGGAAAAATGCATGAGGTAGCCACTGGTGTATGTATTTTACAAGCCGGAACGACCATCCGGCACTGTTTTTGTGAAATTACAAAGGTTTTTTTCAAAGATTTTACAGAAGAAGAATTAAACGCGTATTTAGATACGCCGGAACCCTATGATAAAGCGGGAGCTTATGCCATTCAGGGAGCCTTCGCCCAATACGTGGATCATATTGAAGGAGACTTGAACAATGTGATCGGTTTCCCTTGGGATCGGATACAGCTTGAGTTTGACCGTATTCTAGGATAA
- a CDS encoding DUF4125 family protein, which yields MFGFKDEEERLKAVEDIIQKEWDMFQKVHNIGGRAGCQDDWNTFHIMRFSQYSAWNDFMIKSYANDTEEAISHGRNLVMEKYAFMMEFTDPLYYKRELESHMPVLDLEAMNMVEEISWYMVDCEKELADQYPKLARAGRPIEAGGDASGFTSVETYAKGELKTYSKNTLKLYLDYVRENRAAGKNLALMVRDTMVKMYGYRSIEDAENKL from the coding sequence ATGTTTGGATTTAAAGATGAGGAAGAAAGATTAAAAGCGGTTGAAGACATTATACAGAAGGAATGGGACATGTTTCAGAAGGTTCATAACATAGGCGGAAGAGCTGGCTGTCAGGATGATTGGAACACCTTTCATATTATGCGGTTCAGCCAGTATAGCGCATGGAACGATTTCATGATAAAAAGCTATGCAAACGATACGGAAGAAGCCATCAGCCATGGCAGAAATCTGGTTATGGAAAAGTATGCGTTCATGATGGAATTTACGGATCCCCTATATTACAAACGGGAGCTGGAATCCCATATGCCGGTACTGGATTTAGAGGCTATGAACATGGTGGAGGAAATTTCGTGGTATATGGTGGACTGTGAAAAGGAGCTGGCGGATCAATATCCAAAACTGGCCCGTGCAGGAAGGCCCATTGAAGCCGGAGGAGATGCATCCGGGTTTACCTCAGTGGAAACCTATGCCAAAGGGGAATTAAAGACCTATTCAAAAAACACCTTGAAGCTTTATTTGGATTATGTACGGGAAAATAGAGCGGCAGGAAAGAATCTGGCTCTGATGGTGCGGGACACCATGGTAAAAATGTACGGTTATCGTTCCATAGAGGATGCAGAAAACAAATTATAA
- a CDS encoding stage V sporulation protein AD, which yields MTCNKAKNKLGKQTLAFLNKPVIASGGSIVGVKEGQGPLGKWFDMVLEEDTFGEKTWEKSESKMLKEAVKMAINRGGKNPKEIDAILTGDLLNQLMSSAFMARDMQIPFIGLYGACSTMAESLLMGSVLIDGGYASNIIAGASSHYCTAERQFRMPLEHGNQRPPSAQWTATAAGSILLSADEQQIEEQKPLIIDNRNSGPVTEKKICITHGTLGKIIDTGMKDSNQMGAAMAPAFVDTVLNHLEDTKRQLSDYDMILSGDLGHIGKQIAVDLLSDAGIPAKDLVNCYDDCGAMIYEKEQDTHAGGSGCGCSASVFTGYVYKRMKKGELNRVLLISTGALLSTISPGQGESIPGIAHAVCIETCKEGE from the coding sequence ATGACATGTAATAAAGCGAAGAATAAATTGGGGAAACAGACTTTAGCCTTTTTAAACAAGCCTGTTATTGCAAGCGGAGGTTCCATAGTAGGGGTAAAAGAAGGTCAAGGCCCTCTTGGAAAATGGTTCGACATGGTTTTAGAAGAGGATACCTTTGGAGAAAAAACGTGGGAAAAATCCGAAAGTAAGATGTTGAAAGAAGCCGTAAAAATGGCCATAAACAGAGGAGGGAAAAATCCGAAGGAAATCGACGCCATCTTGACCGGAGACCTGTTAAATCAATTAATGTCCTCCGCTTTTATGGCGCGTGACATGCAGATTCCTTTTATCGGCCTTTATGGAGCCTGCTCTACCATGGCAGAAAGTCTGTTAATGGGAAGCGTTCTAATTGACGGAGGGTATGCAAGCAATATTATCGCCGGAGCTTCCAGCCACTATTGCACCGCAGAGCGACAGTTCAGAATGCCTCTTGAGCATGGAAATCAAAGACCTCCTTCCGCCCAGTGGACAGCAACCGCAGCCGGATCTATTCTTCTTTCCGCCGATGAACAGCAAATAGAGGAGCAAAAACCGCTGATTATAGATAACAGAAACAGTGGTCCGGTTACGGAAAAGAAAATCTGCATCACCCATGGCACCTTGGGCAAAATCATTGATACGGGAATGAAGGATTCCAATCAAATGGGGGCGGCTATGGCACCTGCCTTTGTGGATACCGTGCTGAATCATTTGGAGGATACCAAAAGACAGCTTTCCGATTATGATATGATTTTAAGCGGGGATTTGGGGCATATCGGAAAACAAATTGCTGTGGATTTACTTTCGGATGCCGGAATACCGGCAAAGGATCTGGTGAATTGCTACGATGACTGCGGTGCCATGATTTACGAAAAGGAGCAGGATACCCATGCGGGCGGAAGCGGATGCGGCTGTTCGGCAAGTGTGTTTACCGGATATGTGTACAAGAGAATGAAAAAAGGAGAACTGAACCGAGTGCTTTTAATTTCTACAGGCGCATTGCTTTCTACTATCAGCCCGGGGCAAGGGGAGTCCATACCGGGAATTGCTCATGCTGTATGCATTGAAACCTGCAAGGAGGGAGAGTAG
- the spoVAE gene encoding stage V sporulation protein AE, with the protein MDYFYCFLIGGIICVIGQVLLDTTKLTAPRVLVIFVVSGAVLQALNLYQPLVDLAGNGATVPLPGFGYALAKGAMEGAKDGFLAAVTGAVKDTAAGVTVAIVFGYIIAVLFNPKSIR; encoded by the coding sequence ATGGATTATTTTTATTGCTTTTTAATAGGCGGAATTATATGTGTGATCGGTCAGGTGTTGCTGGATACGACGAAGCTGACCGCTCCACGAGTATTAGTTATTTTTGTTGTTTCAGGAGCGGTACTTCAAGCATTGAATTTATATCAGCCTTTGGTCGATTTAGCGGGTAACGGTGCGACGGTGCCGCTGCCGGGATTCGGTTATGCTTTGGCTAAGGGAGCAATGGAGGGGGCAAAGGACGGATTTCTTGCGGCTGTAACGGGAGCGGTAAAGGATACGGCGGCCGGGGTTACTGTTGCCATTGTGTTCGGATATATCATAGCCGTTCTGTTTAATCCGAAGTCAATCCGGTAA